The proteins below are encoded in one region of Coffea arabica cultivar ET-39 chromosome 4c, Coffea Arabica ET-39 HiFi, whole genome shotgun sequence:
- the LOC113739185 gene encoding UDP-glycosyltransferase 83A1-like: MGSSLLISEQDGKLITFASVPDGLEPDDDRKDPAKLAASIYKVMPGYLEDFVMKTNDSKNGYDKFTGFIVDTPLTSMLKVPKKLGIKCATYWCSSPGCLALGLNLEKLIQAKVIDANDGTPLISEKIPLLPDMPPMSPTEFTWYFQRNLDAQKSMFQFVQMFISHMVSESDLILCNWFSELDPSASSFNSNILSVGPILADGQTAGSFVSEDSSCLSWLDKQSPGSVVYVAFGSTSRFSQEQINEIALGLELMDRPFLWVAWSGLTVNGASLTFPDGFTGRVAHRGKIVEWAPQERVLAHPSVACFISHCGWGSIMESVSMGVPFLCWPYFGDQLYSQTCICEAWKIGIWLRAGESGIISRNEIKEKVDMLLLETSIRSNILKLKELARKSISKEGSSFKNLEYLVSQMKY, translated from the exons ATGGGTTCTTCCTTGCTTATATCTGAGCAAGATGGAAAGCTGATCACGTTTGCTTCGGTCCCTGATGGATTAGAACCTGATGATGATAGAAAAGATCCGGCGAAATTGGCTGCAAGTATTTACAAGGTGATGCCTGGTTACTTGGAAGATTTTGTTATGAAGACTAACGACTCCAAGAATGGTTATGATAAGTTTACTGGTTTTATAGTTGACACACCATTGACATCTATGTTGAAAGTTCCTAAGAAGTTAGGGATCAAGTGTGCCACGTATTGGTGTTCCAGTCCAGGATGTTTGGCTCTTGGACTCAATCTTGAAAAGCTTATTCAGGCTAAAGTCATTGATGCCAATGATG GGACTCCTCTGATCAGTGAGAAGATTCCACTGCTACCAGACATGCCCCCAATGAGCCCTACAGAATTTACCTGGTATTTTCAAAGGAATCTAGATGCACAAAAGTCGATGTTTCAGTTTGTCCAAATGTTCATTAGTCACATGGTTTCAGAATCAGACTTGATTCTTTGCAATTGGTTCAGTGAATTGGACCCTTCAGCCTCTAGTTTCAATTCCAATATTCTTTCTGTTGGTCCCATACTAGCTGATGGACAGACCGCAGGAAGTTTTGTCTCAGAGGACTCTAGTTGCCTAAGCTGGCTGGATAAGCAATCTCCAGGATCAGTGGTCTATGTTGCCTTTGGCAGCACCTCCAGGTTCAGCCAAGAACAGATTAATGAGATTGCGTTGGGGCTTGAACTTATGGATAGACCATTTCTGTGGGTTGCTTGGTCAGGCCTTACTGTCAATGGAGCTTCCCTGACATTTCCTGATGGATTCACCGGAAGAGTAGCTCATCGTGGAAAGATTGTGGAATGGGCACCTCAAGAAAGGGTGTTAGCTCACCCTTCTGTTGCCTGTTTCATAAGCCACTGTGGTTGGGGTTCCATCATGGAGAGTGTAAGCATGGGTGTCCCTTTCCTTTGTTGGCCTTATTTTGGAGATCAGTTGTATTCTCAGACTTGCATTTGTGAAGCCTGGAAAATTGGTATTTGGTTGAGGGCTGGTGAAAGTGGGATCATATCAAGGAATGAAATTAAAGAGAAAGTCGACATGCTTCTTTTAGAAACCAGTATCAGATCAAATATACTCAAGTTGAAGGAGCTGGCCAGGAAGAGCATAAGTAAAGAAGGATCTTCATTTAAAAACTTAGAATATCTTGTCAGCCAAATGAAGTATTAA
- the LOC140004811 gene encoding uncharacterized protein: MVLRFSKSGGANDRNAQATPHTGCATSGPRSSCITFEVVTGIATSIPGGFDTRKDLQKFTDSIPRVTPGASTDLTRKTNDFGNVEPITCLIGDLSIGWALDVAERLGLEQEILSEMKKLALRMEYQLGAARSFHGVFQVMHLAARSYEELAELALGLELSQRPFLWVLRAEIAKGSPAVSQMASCRKWLKEEKLLNGHLKRRYQFQNQNYIFDFWKVGSKLNPDENCTRSRHEISTKIELLLSDENIKVNTVKIKDLSRKSISKGGSSFGLDAFYALSQMLSITRQIPRI, encoded by the exons atGGTATTAAGATTCAGCAAGAGTGGTGGTGCTAACGATAGAAATGCACAGGCAACCCCGCATACTGGCTGTGCCACGTCCGGTCCAAGGTCAAGTTGCATCACTTTTGAAGTTGTCACGGGGATCGCAA CATCAATCCCAGGTGGATTTGATACACGGAAAGATCTCCAAAAGTTCACGGACAGCATTCCAAGAGTTACACCTGGCGCTTCGACAGATTTGACCAGAAAAACAAATGATTTCGGCAATGTTGAGCCAATCACTTGTCTTATAGGAGATCTATCAATTGGATGGGCCCTGGATGTTGCTGAACGGTTAGGTCTTGAACAG GAAATATTGTCAGAAATGAAAAAACTAGCCTTACGAATGGAATACCAGCTTGGAGCAGCAAGGAGTTTTCATGGTGTTTTCCAGGTGATGCA CTTAGCAGCTCGCAGCTATGAGGAATTAGCTGAACTTGCATTGGGCCTTGAACTTTCACAGCGACCCTTTTTATGGGTACTTAGAGCAGAAATCGCTAAGGGATCACCTGCTGTTTCCCAGATGGCTTCCTGCAGAAAGTGGCTGAAAGAGGAAAAATTGTTGAATGGGCACCTCAAGAGGAGGT ATCAGTTCCAAAATCAGAATTACATTTTTGACTTCTGGAAGGTCGGTTCAAAGCTAAATCCTGATGAGAATTGTACCAGGTCAAGGCATGAAATTTCGACTAAAATAGAGCTGTTGCTTTCTGACGAGAATATTAAGGTAAATACAGTAAAGATAAAGGATTTGAGTAGAAAAAGTATTAGCAAAGGTGGATCTTCTTTTG GTCTTGATGCATTCTATGCCCTATCTCAGATGTTATCCATAACACGACAAATCCCAAGGATCTAG